The sequence below is a genomic window from Humulus lupulus chromosome 3, drHumLupu1.1, whole genome shotgun sequence.
ATAATTGCTTCAATTATGACAAATTTTGCGACTAACAGTTTGAGTGCTATGTTAACTTCCTATACATAAATGACTTTATGGCAGGGGTATAATGGAAGTCAATTATGGGACACTAGTTTTGCTGCTCAGGCAATTATGTCAACTGATTTTGTCAAAGAATACAGCATAACTTTAAGAAAGGCACATGAGTTCATTAAAACCTCACAGGTCAATGCAGCTCTGTGGTCTGAATTCAACTAATGCTTCTAAGTCCAATTTGATGCCTTCCCCACATTTCCTTCGTTGACTAGTTAGTAATATCTTTTTATAGGTTTTAGAAGATTGTCCAGGTGATCTTGATAATTGGTATCGCCACATTTCAAAGGGTGCTTGGCCTTTCTCCACTCGTGATCATGGTTGGCCCATCTTAGATTGTACAGCAGAAGGATTAAAAGTACTTGCATACAACGTTCAatgtttttcatttattttatttactggTTAATAATTTTTATGTCTCATTTCTCAGTCTACTCTTCTATTATCAAAACTTCCCTCAGATATTGTTGGTGAACCATTAGAGCCAAATCGTATATATGATCCTGTCAATGTCATTCTCTCATTACAGGTTGGTTATTCAAGATTTTCACTATTATCTTGCTCGATTTTCTTATTGTTTCAATTACTAATGAGTCTCATTTGAGATGATTGTAAAGGATGCTATAATGTACTAGGAGAATTTGTTTTTCATAGTGACGAACAGTAGTGGCACATTTAGAGATACTTTTTAATTATCTTGTAATCTGAGACTGAAGAGCAAGTAATAAATCTCACACAATTTCTGTATTAAGTGTCTACTTTAAATGGGAGTGTGGGTACCTAATATGTCTGAATGTCAGTGGAATCATGATGCTCTAAGAATTAAGCTCTGTAAATGTATTAAAAGGGACAGATTTTAGCAGACAGTCCTGTTCTTTCTCCACTATCTTCATATTAATAGTTGAGATTCCTGTTTTTTATGCTTTGAAAGAAGAAATATCATATTCATGAtcataactttttttttcttttttggaatTACAATGTTGCAGAATAGAGATGGTGGCTTTGCAACATATGAACTCACTAGATCCTACCATTGGTTGGAGGTACTCCCCTTGAATTTTTTTCCATATTACTGTGTATTATGTCGTTCGAATCCGAAGTTAAATGTTTTGTTCCTCATGACATATAAGCTCTCTATTAACTTATGCTGATCGGGTACAAGAAGATGCCTTTGTGAGCTCATTTGCCATCTTCTGTGAAACATAGATGATGTAACTTAatctttttgttgtttcatttgtATTTCAGCTGATCAATCCTGCTGAAACCTTTGGTGACATTGTCATTGATTATCCGTAAGAGCCAAAAGAAAACCTTCTActatatcagttttttttttcattctctttGATTTTAGGTTCACCGATTATAACTATGATGTCTCTTTAGATATGTGGAATGCACCTCGGCTGCTATTCAAGCTCTGACATCATTTAGAAAGTTGTACCCTGGTCACCGGCAAAAAGAAATAGAGCATTGTATCAAGAAAGCGACTgctaaacaaatggactcacaataaagacaagtgcacaaatgatgatgaattgaaggatggagcaagttttacgcatggtttacttttgtgtgtgGATGctgaaaatccaccaaataagaaaaacacacaaaagaagtttctagtcccttaaagaagtaaatagctaaggggcaccaagggcgccaagtacgcaatgaaggcagaaggtaattataggacatcgaagtgttagacactcgcagagctctaggcctcatgaggtcattccaggcctccaagctgcatcaccttgttagacgtgtttgtcatgcacacatggcccttatccgtgcccctcgaagttaaggccccagcctcgcgaacaccactccagcagcaccccgcgcatgccaacacctcatgcgcctagccttgccccgaggtgtcccacaccaaggacctcacgccaagaagacatttcgcacctaggatgtatcccatgtctcatcaaggcatgcgcctcgcgccccgcgcgcaccaggggccccGCGCGCACCACGGGcctcgcgcgcaccaggggcctcgcgccacgcgcgcaccaagggcctcgcgcccatgcgcctcgcgccccgcgcgcaccaggggtctcgcgcccgcgcatgcgcctcgcaccacgcgcgcaccaagggcctcgcgcccgtgcgcccatgcgcctcgcgccccgcgcgcaccaggggtctcgcgcccgcgcatgcgcctcgcgccccgcgcgcaccaggggcctcgcgccccgcgcgcccatgcgcctcgcgccccacgcgcaccaggggcctcgcgccccgcgcgcccatgcgaatcgcgcccgcgcgcatcaggggcctcgcgcccgcgtgcccatgcgcctcgcgccccgcgcgcaccaggggcctcgcgccccgcgcgcaccaagggcctcgcgcccgcgcgcccatgcgccttgcgccccgcgcgcaccaggggtctcgcgcccgcgcatgcgcctcgctccccgcgcgcaccaggggctcgcaatgaggtatggccttgcccatggcctctcccatggcctcgaccatggcctcgtccatggcttctcccatggcctcgcgccccgcgcgcccatgcgcctcgcgccccgcgcgcatcaggggcctcgcgccccgcgcgcaccaggggctcgcaatgaggtatggcctcgtccatggcttcgcccatggcctcgcccacggcttcgcccatggcctcgcccacagcctcgcccatggcctctcccatggcctcgcccatggcctcgcccatggccttggaggtgagaatactcacaaagggcaaggtacatgcatgaatatggaatgtgcctacaaacctaaagaagtcagagtacggatatagtacccttaccagacaagtagtgggaatgccaggagtggttatgcaagaataggagttatggtccgtacgtctacggccatgggtcagagccgacaccactacctcctgcgccactacgcctgccactacgcattagacatgggtaccgacaagtagtggagacatcctcctgacacctgcttctgtacggggtgtacgaccacaacctctgaagccactcccctgacacagtacgtatgtaccagttggtcccctggaccactatgtatctaaggccattagagcctactataaaaggaaccctaagaccacctgaaagggggttgggaaaattcattgtaaggagaggctattgagaaatataccaggatttgctccatcatttacctgtg
It includes:
- the LOC133820944 gene encoding cycloartenol synthase-like, coding for MLAVLPTWSSNNPLPPEIWLLPYILPIHPGRMWCHCRMVYLPMSFLYGKKFIGPITPTVLSLRKELFTVPYHEIDWNEARNLCAKEDLYYPHPLVQDILWATLHKAVEPVLMNWPGKKLREKALHSAMEHIHYEDENTRYVCIGLVNKVLNMLCCWVEDPNSEAFKLHLPRINDYLWIAEDGMKMQGYNGSQLWDTSFAAQAIMSTDFVKEYSITLRKAHEFIKTSQVLEDCPGDLDNWYRHISKGAWPFSTRDHGWPILDCTAEGLKSTLLLSKLPSDIVGEPLEPNRIYDPVNVILSLQNRDGGFATYELTRSYHWLELINPAETFGDIVIDYPYVECTSAAIQALTSFRKLYPGHRQKEIEHCIKKATAKQMDSQ